From the genome of Tsukamurella pulmonis:
TCGCGCCGCGGTTCTTCGACTGGGTCGACGAGATGCACGACTGGAACATCTCCCGCCAGCTGTGGTGGGGTCACCGCATCCCGGTCTGGTACGGCCCCGCCGACGCCGAGGGCAACCGCGACGTCGTCTGCTGCGGCCCCGAGGACACCCCGCCCGCCGGCTACGAGCAGGACCCGGACGTCCTCGACACCTGGTTCAGCTCCGGACTGTTCCCGTTCTCCACCATGGGCTGGCCGGACTCCACCGCCGATCTCGCGAAGTTCTACCCCACCTCGACGCTGGTCACCGGCTACGACATCATCTTCTTCTGGGTCGCCCGGATGATGATGTTCGGCACCTTCATCGGTGAGGAGCCGAACGCCCCGGGCAAGGTCCCGTTCCACGAGGTGCTCCTGCACGGTCTGGTGCGCGACGAGTTCGGCAAGAAGATGTCGAAATCGAAGGGCAACGGCATCGACCCGCTGGACTGGGTGCAGGAGTACGGCGCCGACGCGCTGCGCTTCACCCTGGCCCGCGGCACCATCCCCGGCGCCGACCTGAACGTGGGCGCCGACGCCGCCGCGTCGTCGAAGAAGTTCGCCACCAAGCTGTTCAACGCCACCAAGCTGGCCCTGCTCAACGACGCGCACCTGGGCGAGCTCCCGGATCGCGCGGCGCTCACCGACGCCGACCGCTGGATCCTCGACCGCCTCGCCGCCGTGCAGGCGGAGGCCGACGCCGCGTTCGACGCCAACGAGCTGGGCAAGGCCTGCGAGGCGCTCTACCACTTCGCGTGGGACGAGCTGTGCGACTGGTATCTCGAGGTGGCCAAGCTCCAGCTGCAGGGCGACGACGCGACCGTCGCCGAGAACACCCGGCTGGTGCTGGGCAAGGCTCTCGACGTCGTGCTGCGCATGCTGCACCCGACGATGCCCTTCGTCACCGAGGTGCTGTGGAAGGCGCTCACGGGCGGTACCTCGCTGGTGATCGCCGACTGGCCCTCGCGCGACTGGGCGCCGGCCGAGATCCCCGCCGACGGTGTCGAATCCGCGCGCCGGTTCGCCGATCTGCAGCGCCTGGTCACCGAGATCCGCCGCTTCCGCAGCGATCAGCTGCTCAAGCCCGGCCAGCGGGTCGCGGCCCGGCTCACGGGGCTCGACGAGGCGGGCCTGACCTCGCTCGGCGCCGCGGCGGCGAACCTGTGCCGGCTCACCCCGCCGGAGGACGGCTTCGCCGCGACCGCCTCCCTCGAGGTGCGCCTCGTGGGCGGCACCGTCACCGTCGAGCTGGACACGTCCGGCACCGTCGATCTCGGTGCGGAGCGATCGCGGCTGGAGAAGGACCTCAAGGCGGCGCAGAAGGAGCTCGACGGGACCACCGCCAAGCTCGGTAACGAGGCCTTCCTGGCCAAGGCGCCCGACGCGGTGGTCGACAAGATCCGCGCGCGGCGGACCGTCGCGCAGGAGGAGGTCGAGCGCCTCACCGTCCGCATCGCCCAGCTGGGCGGGGGAGCCGCGTG
Proteins encoded in this window:
- a CDS encoding valine--tRNA ligase, with translation MTTQPQNAVDRLPAAWEPGAVEADIYNGWVDAGYFTADNTSPKPAFSVVLPPPNVTGSLHLGHALDQTITDALCRRKRMQGFEVLWLPGTDHAGIATQSLVEKQLAAEGTSRREIGREKFLERAWAFKEASHGNITGQMRRIGVGIDWSRERFTMDEGLSRAVQTIFKQLFDAGLIYRAERLVNWSPVLQTGISDLEVDHKEVDGELVSFRYGSLSDDEPHIVCATTRLETMLGDTAIAVHPDDERYRALVGTTLEHPFLDRRIPVVADDYVDPEFGSGAVKITPAHDPNDFALGQRHDLPMPTIMDETAHIVGTGTQFDGLDRFAARKAIREALAEQGRIVKEVRPYRHSVGHSERSGEPIEPRLSMQWWVKVDRLAKAAGDAVRGGDTTIVPESLAPRFFDWVDEMHDWNISRQLWWGHRIPVWYGPADAEGNRDVVCCGPEDTPPAGYEQDPDVLDTWFSSGLFPFSTMGWPDSTADLAKFYPTSTLVTGYDIIFFWVARMMMFGTFIGEEPNAPGKVPFHEVLLHGLVRDEFGKKMSKSKGNGIDPLDWVQEYGADALRFTLARGTIPGADLNVGADAAASSKKFATKLFNATKLALLNDAHLGELPDRAALTDADRWILDRLAAVQAEADAAFDANELGKACEALYHFAWDELCDWYLEVAKLQLQGDDATVAENTRLVLGKALDVVLRMLHPTMPFVTEVLWKALTGGTSLVIADWPSRDWAPAEIPADGVESARRFADLQRLVTEIRRFRSDQLLKPGQRVAARLTGLDEAGLTSLGAAAANLCRLTPPEDGFAATASLEVRLVGGTVTVELDTSGTVDLGAERSRLEKDLKAAQKELDGTTAKLGNEAFLAKAPDAVVDKIRARRTVAQEEVERLTVRIAQLGGGAA